One stretch of Zhihengliuella flava DNA includes these proteins:
- a CDS encoding transporter — translation MVAHLIRLKAQLLANGFRRSPWQLVGVIISALYGLFIAVMLIIGLFALGAQDQELIRTTLVLCGSVLVVAWAVVPVVFSGADATLDPARFAGFPVPARQLTTGLLVSGFVGTPGALTLVLFMATAAAWRADPAAAIVAVVCGILGALLCLAVARLTTTAALALTAKRRFREVATILVFIPLVALGPIIGGIEAGLSAIFTVLPRVADVLAWTPLGVFAALPADVAAGDWGLALGRAALAAVYLALTVWAWSVMLMRSLRNPVQTSGGSGKAQEGLGALSWFPATPWGAVAGRCMTYWIKDPRYAAGIVIVPLLPFIFWYASSQATTPFFVYAAAPLMAIMMGFSISADVSYDSTAFSLHVSSGVSGFHDRLGRALACGLIAAPLVLAAAIIPPMVLGRGNDAVVLVGLTLGGLLSSLGLASVASARWTYAVVLPGENPFKSPPGAGARAAVTQLATMAAAMVLLVPEIALAITYFVTQNPVFAWATLGVGLALGASLLVLGLRWGGRWFDARLPELMQAVTLNR, via the coding sequence GTGGTTGCGCACCTGATTCGCCTCAAGGCTCAGCTACTGGCTAACGGGTTTCGGCGCAGCCCGTGGCAGCTGGTCGGGGTGATCATCTCCGCCCTGTACGGTCTGTTCATCGCGGTCATGCTCATCATCGGGCTCTTCGCCCTCGGTGCTCAGGACCAAGAGCTGATCCGCACGACGCTGGTGTTGTGCGGGAGTGTTCTCGTCGTGGCGTGGGCCGTGGTGCCGGTGGTGTTCTCCGGTGCAGACGCGACGCTCGACCCGGCACGATTTGCCGGTTTCCCCGTCCCCGCCCGCCAGCTCACAACAGGCCTGCTGGTCAGCGGCTTCGTCGGCACTCCGGGGGCCTTGACCCTCGTCCTCTTCATGGCCACGGCCGCGGCATGGCGTGCCGACCCCGCGGCCGCCATCGTTGCGGTGGTGTGCGGGATTCTCGGGGCCCTGCTGTGCCTTGCCGTGGCACGATTGACGACGACGGCGGCGCTCGCCCTGACGGCCAAGCGGCGTTTCCGTGAAGTCGCCACCATCCTCGTCTTTATCCCCTTGGTAGCGCTCGGCCCTATCATCGGCGGCATCGAAGCGGGCCTCTCGGCGATCTTCACGGTGCTGCCCCGCGTGGCTGACGTTCTGGCGTGGACGCCGCTGGGGGTTTTTGCGGCGCTCCCGGCCGATGTCGCCGCCGGCGACTGGGGCTTAGCCCTTGGCCGGGCAGCGCTTGCCGCGGTCTATCTCGCCCTCACGGTCTGGGCCTGGTCGGTGATGCTCATGCGCTCGCTGCGTAACCCCGTCCAGACGTCGGGCGGCTCTGGGAAGGCACAGGAGGGGCTCGGTGCGTTGAGCTGGTTCCCCGCTACGCCGTGGGGAGCTGTCGCGGGGCGGTGCATGACGTATTGGATCAAGGACCCGCGGTACGCGGCCGGCATCGTGATTGTTCCGCTGTTGCCGTTCATTTTTTGGTACGCGTCGAGTCAGGCCACCACACCGTTTTTCGTCTACGCTGCGGCGCCACTGATGGCCATCATGATGGGCTTCTCGATCTCCGCCGATGTCTCCTACGATTCCACCGCGTTCTCGCTGCACGTGAGCTCGGGCGTGTCGGGGTTCCATGACCGCCTGGGACGTGCCCTGGCCTGTGGGCTGATCGCCGCGCCACTGGTCCTCGCGGCAGCGATCATTCCACCCATGGTGCTGGGGCGGGGGAACGACGCCGTGGTGTTGGTTGGCCTGACGCTGGGCGGCCTCTTGTCCTCCCTCGGCCTCGCGTCGGTGGCCTCGGCGCGCTGGACCTACGCCGTCGTGCTGCCCGGAGAAAATCCCTTCAAATCCCCACCGGGCGCTGGCGCTCGCGCTGCCGTGACGCAACTGGCGACCATGGCTGCGGCCATGGTTCTGCTCGTGCCGGAAATCGCGCTCGCGATAACCTACTTCGTCACTCAGAACCCCGTGTTCGCCTGGGCGACGCTGGGGGTGGGATTGGCGCTGGGAGCCAGCCTATTGGTGCTCGGCTTGCGTTGGGGCGGGCGCTGGTTCGACGCGCGACTGCCGGAACTCATGCAGGCCGTGACTCTCAACCGGTAG
- a CDS encoding ABC transporter ATP-binding protein has product MMDGESVATGAVPAASALAVRGLAKHFGDKVAVNGINLDVPAGSFYGLVGPNGAGKTTALSMATGLLRPDAGTAWVHGIDVWRDTLAAKRLLGVLADGVRLFDRLTGRQLVTYSGRLRGMDENTVAERTEDLLRVLDLEEAGSKLVVDYSAGMTKKIALATALIHSPRVLVLDEPFEAVDPVSAANIRSILSDYAGRGGTVIVSSHVMDLVQRMCSHVAVIASGSVLAAGTVDEVRAGSSLEDRFVELVGGRSTGEGLSWLRT; this is encoded by the coding sequence ATGATGGATGGGGAATCAGTAGCTACGGGGGCCGTTCCCGCTGCGTCCGCTTTAGCGGTGCGGGGACTGGCCAAGCACTTCGGCGACAAAGTGGCGGTCAACGGCATCAATCTCGACGTACCAGCCGGATCGTTCTACGGATTGGTGGGCCCCAATGGGGCCGGCAAGACCACCGCGTTGTCGATGGCGACCGGCCTCCTGCGCCCGGATGCCGGTACTGCGTGGGTGCACGGTATCGATGTATGGCGGGACACGCTGGCGGCCAAACGCCTCTTGGGTGTCTTGGCCGATGGCGTCCGCCTCTTTGATCGCCTGACGGGGCGCCAGCTCGTGACCTACTCGGGGCGCCTTCGCGGCATGGACGAAAACACGGTCGCGGAACGCACCGAGGACCTCTTGCGCGTCTTGGACCTCGAAGAAGCCGGCTCCAAGCTCGTGGTCGATTACTCCGCTGGCATGACCAAGAAAATTGCTTTGGCCACCGCGCTGATCCACTCGCCGCGGGTGTTGGTTCTCGACGAGCCTTTCGAAGCGGTTGATCCCGTTTCCGCCGCCAATATCCGGTCCATCCTGTCTGACTACGCTGGGCGCGGCGGGACGGTGATCGTCTCGAGTCACGTGATGGATCTGGTGCAGCGCATGTGCTCGCACGTCGCCGTGATTGCCTCCGGGAGCGTTCTGGCCGCCGGGACCGTGGATGAGGTGCGCGCCGGTAGCAGCCTCGAGGACCGCTTTGTGGAGCTCGTGGGCGGACGCTCGACGGGGGAGGGGCTTTCGTGGTTGCGCACCTGA
- a CDS encoding tetratricopeptide repeat protein: MNTEQQPTPASTRGAIDLSALAATAPGTGSAAQGASWARRVTQAEFQDAVEQSMTAPVVVSLGAAQAAPSVELDQLLARIVDSYNGKLALALVDAQQEAAIAQAFRIQQVPAVVAMLKGQPVPLFQGTATEEQIRSLLDELLQLAVQHGVTGVLPAAGGEAEQEPELPALHQQALEAINAGDYEAAAAAYRQALQEKPNDHEAEAGLANVELLGRVQDKDLASIRTAGAEHPDDLQAQLDVADVDVAGGHVDDAFNRLVAFIGRNGGDERETARARLVDLFTIVGAQDPRVVSARQKLARVLF; the protein is encoded by the coding sequence ATGAATACTGAGCAACAGCCGACACCAGCCTCGACGCGGGGCGCCATCGACCTTTCTGCACTTGCCGCCACGGCACCCGGGACGGGTTCGGCCGCGCAGGGCGCGTCGTGGGCGCGGCGAGTGACGCAAGCGGAATTCCAGGACGCCGTCGAGCAGTCGATGACCGCCCCGGTTGTCGTCTCCTTGGGTGCAGCCCAGGCCGCGCCGTCGGTGGAGTTGGACCAGCTGCTTGCGCGCATCGTGGATTCGTACAACGGCAAGCTGGCCTTGGCTCTCGTTGATGCGCAGCAGGAGGCTGCCATCGCTCAGGCTTTCCGCATCCAGCAGGTCCCTGCCGTCGTGGCGATGCTGAAAGGTCAACCGGTACCGCTGTTTCAAGGTACTGCCACGGAGGAGCAAATCCGTTCGCTCCTGGATGAGCTGCTGCAGCTGGCCGTCCAGCATGGTGTCACGGGCGTGCTGCCGGCCGCCGGAGGCGAGGCCGAACAGGAGCCCGAGCTGCCGGCCTTGCATCAGCAGGCCCTCGAGGCGATCAACGCGGGCGACTACGAGGCGGCTGCTGCGGCCTATCGTCAGGCGCTTCAGGAGAAGCCGAACGACCACGAGGCGGAGGCCGGGCTGGCCAACGTGGAACTGCTGGGGCGCGTTCAAGACAAGGACCTCGCCAGCATTCGCACGGCCGGTGCCGAGCACCCGGATGATCTGCAGGCCCAGCTCGACGTCGCGGATGTCGACGTGGCTGGCGGCCACGTCGATGACGCGTTCAATCGTTTGGTCGCCTTCATCGGCCGCAACGGAGGGGACGAGCGCGAGACGGCACGGGCCCGGCTGGTGGACCTGTTTACGATTGTTGGAGCGCAGGACCCGCGAGTCGTCTCGGCACGGCAGAAACTTGCGCGCGTGCTCTTCTAA
- the nucS gene encoding endonuclease NucS, with amino-acid sequence MRLVIAQCSVDYEGRLRAHLPRATRLLLVKADGSVLVHSDGGSYKPLNWMSPPAVMRSVEPEEEDRTVGVTEVWQVAHQKSDDRLIVRIYNKLHDSSHELGIDPGLIKDGVEADLQRLLAEQIETLGAGYSLVRREYMTAIGPVDLLARDSQGATVAIELKRRGDIDGVEQLTRYLELMNRDPLLAPVRGIFAAQQIKPQARTLAEDRGIECRILDYDAMRGVDDSASRLF; translated from the coding sequence GTGCGACTCGTGATTGCCCAGTGTTCCGTTGACTACGAGGGCCGCCTCCGTGCCCATCTCCCCCGAGCAACCCGCCTGCTGCTGGTGAAGGCCGATGGCTCGGTCTTGGTTCATTCCGACGGCGGCTCGTATAAACCCTTGAACTGGATGAGTCCCCCCGCCGTCATGCGCAGTGTGGAACCCGAGGAAGAGGACCGCACCGTGGGGGTGACCGAGGTCTGGCAGGTAGCCCATCAGAAGAGCGACGATCGCCTCATCGTTCGCATCTACAACAAGCTTCATGATTCATCCCACGAACTCGGCATAGATCCAGGCCTGATCAAGGACGGCGTCGAAGCCGACTTGCAACGGCTCTTGGCAGAACAAATCGAAACGCTGGGCGCTGGCTATTCCTTGGTGCGTCGTGAGTACATGACGGCCATCGGGCCCGTGGATCTTCTGGCCCGCGATTCGCAAGGCGCCACGGTGGCGATCGAACTGAAGCGTCGCGGCGACATCGACGGCGTCGAGCAGCTCACCCGCTACCTTGAGCTGATGAACCGGGATCCACTGTTGGCGCCGGTGCGGGGAATCTTCGCGGCCCAGCAGATCAAGCCGCAGGCCCGGACTCTCGCCGAGGACCGAGGCATTGAGTGTCGGATCCTCGATTACGACGCCATGCGCGGCGTCGACGATTCCGCGTCGCGCCTGTTTTAG
- a CDS encoding N-acetylglucosamine-6-phosphate deacetylase has translation MAPEETTTSHPSPSRRYAVTGTLVTDAGLIDDALVAIEGDRIEYAGTVADFTRRNDAGDFPVRMSGARIMPGLIDLHCHGSFGGDFSTSDAPTLRAALTRLHAAGTTTLVASLMSDRAEAMLSAAERIAEFVDDGMIAGIHAEGPFLAPARAGAQDATAFRDPDPAFVDELIAASRGALRTMTFAPERPGADALIEQLVSHGVIPSIGHTDASTELTRQSLDLALEELSSAGFDGYTEIPTVTHLFNGMAPWHHRTPGAAGAALEFALRRRARIEVIGDGHHLHPDTLRMLLLAVPEECLALVTDSTAATGMPDGDYPLGQLRIRRSQGQVHSAEGHLAGSASTLLDAVLLCVEAGVDMLRVLPAVTTVPAAILGLQDEVGALHEGFRADLLVLDESLDLVATIRAGEVLTESP, from the coding sequence ATGGCGCCAGAGGAGACCACCACATCGCATCCTTCCCCATCCCGTCGATATGCGGTGACTGGCACGCTCGTCACCGACGCTGGCTTGATCGACGACGCTCTCGTCGCCATTGAGGGCGACCGCATCGAATACGCCGGAACGGTGGCAGACTTCACACGCCGCAACGACGCCGGGGATTTTCCCGTGCGAATGAGCGGAGCGCGCATCATGCCTGGCCTCATCGATCTGCATTGCCACGGGAGTTTTGGAGGCGACTTCTCGACGTCGGACGCTCCCACCCTTCGCGCCGCGCTCACCCGACTGCATGCTGCGGGCACGACGACGCTCGTGGCCTCGCTGATGTCCGATCGCGCCGAGGCGATGTTGAGCGCGGCCGAGAGGATTGCTGAGTTCGTCGACGATGGCATGATCGCTGGGATCCATGCCGAAGGCCCTTTTCTTGCTCCCGCGCGCGCGGGAGCCCAAGACGCGACGGCCTTTCGGGACCCCGATCCAGCGTTTGTTGATGAGCTCATCGCGGCGAGCCGCGGTGCACTGCGCACGATGACGTTCGCCCCGGAGCGGCCTGGAGCCGATGCCCTCATCGAACAACTCGTTTCCCACGGAGTCATTCCATCGATCGGGCACACCGACGCCAGCACTGAACTAACCCGCCAGTCCCTCGACCTCGCTCTCGAAGAACTGTCCTCGGCTGGTTTCGATGGCTACACAGAAATCCCCACGGTGACCCATCTTTTCAACGGCATGGCGCCCTGGCACCACCGCACACCGGGGGCGGCTGGCGCGGCACTCGAGTTTGCATTGCGGCGCCGGGCCCGAATTGAAGTGATCGGCGATGGCCACCATCTACACCCGGATACGTTGCGCATGCTCCTCCTAGCGGTGCCGGAGGAGTGCCTCGCGCTCGTAACGGACTCCACCGCGGCAACGGGTATGCCCGATGGTGATTATCCACTGGGGCAGCTCCGCATCAGGCGAAGCCAGGGACAGGTCCACTCGGCTGAGGGACACTTGGCGGGAAGCGCCTCGACCCTTTTGGACGCGGTGCTGTTGTGCGTTGAAGCCGGCGTCGACATGCTACGGGTCCTGCCAGCCGTCACGACCGTGCCGGCGGCTATTCTGGGGCTTCAAGACGAGGTCGGCGCCCTTCATGAGGGCTTCCGCGCAGACCTGCTCGTGCTCGACGAGTCCTTGGATCTCGTCGCGACGATCCGCGCCGGAGAGGTCCTCACAGAGTCACCGTGA
- a CDS encoding cold-shock protein translates to MAQGTVKWFNAEKGFGFITPDGAESDVFVHYSEIQSNGFRTLDENQRVEFEVGQGAKGPQATGVVAL, encoded by the coding sequence ATGGCTCAGGGAACCGTCAAATGGTTCAACGCGGAAAAGGGCTTCGGCTTCATCACCCCGGATGGGGCCGAGAGTGATGTCTTTGTGCATTACTCCGAAATTCAGTCCAATGGCTTCCGGACGCTCGATGAGAATCAGCGCGTGGAATTCGAAGTCGGCCAGGGAGCCAAGGGCCCCCAGGCCACCGGAGTCGTTGCCCTGTAG
- a CDS encoding DUF2550 domain-containing protein: MVCGAFTLRRFQLRRALGTFDASVRLASGRWRAGVCRYTDRELEFLALYSLSPIPRRRYLRSSLELDGWREVQGSDARRLPAGWVITLLRYQGDEIELAMDYGAYTGLSSWLEAGPVVGVGTWR; the protein is encoded by the coding sequence GTGGTGTGCGGTGCCTTCACGCTTCGTCGGTTCCAGCTGCGCCGAGCGCTCGGCACGTTCGACGCCTCCGTCCGCCTCGCCTCAGGGCGATGGCGGGCGGGGGTTTGTCGTTATACGGACAGAGAGTTGGAGTTCCTGGCGCTTTACTCGTTGTCTCCCATACCGCGGCGGCGCTACCTGCGTAGTTCCCTTGAACTGGACGGGTGGCGCGAGGTGCAAGGCAGTGATGCACGGCGTTTGCCGGCCGGGTGGGTGATTACCTTACTCAGGTACCAAGGCGACGAGATCGAGCTCGCCATGGACTATGGCGCCTACACCGGTCTTAGCTCATGGCTTGAGGCTGGTCCCGTCGTGGGAGTTGGAACTTGGCGCTAG
- a CDS encoding F0F1 ATP synthase subunit epsilon — protein sequence MAELDVEIVAADHFVWSGAATLVKARTTDGDIGVMPGHTPVLAVMEAGQLEITPVAGSKILVDSEGGFFSVDNNRVVIVADNAKLQDAASAGNR from the coding sequence ATGGCTGAACTGGACGTTGAGATTGTTGCGGCGGATCACTTCGTGTGGTCCGGCGCCGCGACCCTGGTCAAGGCACGCACCACGGATGGTGACATTGGCGTCATGCCGGGTCACACTCCCGTCCTGGCTGTCATGGAAGCTGGTCAACTCGAAATCACGCCGGTTGCCGGTTCCAAAATCCTGGTCGATTCAGAGGGTGGATTCTTTTCGGTCGACAACAACCGGGTCGTGATTGTGGCAGACAACGCGAAGCTCCAGGACGCTGCCTCGGCAGGAAACCGATAA
- the atpD gene encoding F0F1 ATP synthase subunit beta: MTAQLNEQGAAAAGAGATGRIARVIGPVVDVEFPADALPDIYNALTTTVTLNGVTKTLTFETSQHLGDNLVRAISLQATDGLVRGTVVNDTGASITVPVGDGVKGHIFNVLGEPLDVEASAIEASDRWSIHRDAPKFADLEGATEMLETGIKSIDLLTPYIKGGKIGLFGGAGVGKTVLIQEMITRVARNFGGTSVFAGVGERTREGNDLWVEMEEAGVLKDTALVFGQMDEPPGTRLRVALSALTMAEYFRDVQNQDVLLFIDNIFRFTQAGSEVSTLLGRMPSAVGYQPNLADEMGLLQERITSTKGHSITSMQAIYVPADDYTDPAPATTFAHLDATTELSRAIASRGLYPAIDPLTSTSRILDPQYVGQEHYDVAVRVKQILQKNKELQDIIAILGVDELSEEDKVTVSRARRIEQFLSQNTYTAKQFTGVEGSTVSLKDTVEGFKAICDGEMDHVAEQAFYNVGGLDDVERQWAKIQESTK; the protein is encoded by the coding sequence ATGACTGCCCAACTGAATGAGCAGGGAGCCGCCGCCGCGGGCGCCGGTGCCACTGGCCGCATCGCGCGCGTCATCGGCCCGGTCGTCGACGTCGAATTCCCGGCGGACGCCCTTCCCGACATCTACAACGCTCTGACCACCACGGTCACGCTTAACGGCGTGACCAAGACGCTGACCTTCGAGACCAGCCAGCATCTGGGTGACAACCTCGTGCGTGCCATCTCGTTGCAGGCCACGGACGGACTCGTCCGCGGCACGGTGGTCAACGACACCGGCGCCTCGATCACCGTTCCGGTGGGCGACGGCGTCAAGGGCCACATCTTCAATGTGCTCGGTGAGCCGCTGGACGTTGAGGCCTCGGCCATTGAAGCCAGCGATCGCTGGTCCATTCACCGCGATGCTCCGAAGTTCGCGGATCTTGAAGGCGCGACCGAGATGCTGGAGACCGGCATCAAGTCGATTGACCTGCTGACTCCCTACATCAAGGGTGGCAAGATCGGCCTCTTCGGTGGCGCAGGCGTCGGCAAGACCGTGCTGATCCAGGAAATGATCACCCGTGTTGCCCGTAACTTCGGTGGTACCTCCGTGTTCGCCGGTGTTGGTGAGCGTACTCGTGAGGGCAACGATCTCTGGGTTGAAATGGAAGAGGCAGGAGTCCTCAAGGACACCGCCTTGGTGTTCGGCCAGATGGATGAGCCGCCAGGAACGCGTCTTCGCGTGGCACTGTCCGCGCTGACTATGGCGGAGTACTTCCGCGATGTGCAGAACCAGGACGTCCTGCTGTTTATCGACAACATCTTCCGCTTCACGCAGGCCGGTTCCGAGGTGTCCACGCTGCTGGGCCGTATGCCCTCCGCTGTGGGTTACCAGCCGAACCTGGCCGACGAGATGGGCCTGCTGCAGGAGCGCATCACGTCGACGAAGGGTCACTCGATTACCTCCATGCAGGCGATCTACGTGCCGGCCGATGATTACACCGACCCGGCTCCGGCGACGACCTTCGCCCACTTGGACGCCACCACCGAGCTGTCCCGTGCCATCGCCTCGCGTGGCTTGTACCCAGCGATCGACCCGCTGACCTCAACGTCGCGTATTCTCGACCCGCAGTACGTGGGTCAGGAGCACTACGACGTGGCCGTGCGTGTCAAGCAGATCCTGCAGAAGAACAAGGAACTGCAGGACATCATCGCGATCCTCGGCGTCGACGAGCTCTCCGAAGAGGACAAGGTGACGGTGTCCCGTGCCCGCCGCATTGAGCAGTTCCTCTCCCAGAACACCTACACTGCCAAGCAGTTCACTGGTGTTGAGGGCTCGACTGTGTCCCTGAAGGACACCGTCGAGGGCTTCAAGGCTATTTGCGATGGCGAGATGGACCACGTGGCCGAGCAGGCGTTCTACAACGTCGGTGGCCTCGATGACGTCGAGCGCCAGTGGGCCAAGATCCAGGAATCGACGAAGTAA
- a CDS encoding F0F1 ATP synthase subunit gamma, giving the protein MGAQIRVYRQKIASTQSMGKIFKAMELIATSRIGKARQRMNASLPYANAITRAVSAAASQAELDHPLINEPEEVRRSAVLIMSSDRGLAGAYSASVLKHAESLAERLRSEGKEVKYYLVGRKAQAYFDFRGREYAQVWTGGTDSPEFETAREIGTALLEDFTTDFADGGVDEIHFVYTQFQSMVLQEPAVSRLLPLEVVEEEATDASDLLPLYEYEPEPEQVLDALLPRYIESRIFAAMLQAAASELAARQRAMKAAGDNASELVKKYTRLRNNARQAEITQELTEIVGGADALNAS; this is encoded by the coding sequence ATGGGAGCCCAGATTCGGGTCTACCGCCAGAAGATCGCATCGACTCAGTCGATGGGCAAGATCTTCAAGGCGATGGAACTGATCGCTACGTCCCGTATCGGCAAGGCGCGTCAACGCATGAACGCCTCCCTGCCGTACGCGAACGCGATCACCCGTGCTGTTTCTGCCGCTGCGTCCCAGGCCGAACTCGATCACCCGCTGATCAACGAGCCTGAAGAGGTTCGTCGATCCGCAGTGTTGATCATGTCCTCGGACCGCGGACTGGCCGGCGCCTACTCTGCCAGCGTTCTGAAGCATGCCGAAAGCCTGGCTGAGCGACTGCGCTCCGAAGGCAAGGAAGTGAAGTACTACCTCGTTGGCCGCAAGGCTCAGGCGTACTTCGATTTCCGCGGACGTGAGTACGCCCAGGTGTGGACCGGCGGTACCGACAGCCCGGAGTTTGAAACCGCACGTGAGATCGGCACCGCCCTTCTCGAGGATTTCACTACGGACTTTGCGGACGGTGGTGTCGACGAGATCCATTTCGTCTACACGCAGTTCCAGTCCATGGTGCTGCAGGAGCCAGCGGTGTCGCGCTTGCTTCCGCTCGAGGTGGTCGAGGAAGAGGCCACCGACGCCTCGGACCTGTTGCCGCTCTATGAGTACGAGCCGGAACCCGAACAGGTTCTGGACGCTCTGCTGCCCCGCTACATCGAATCGCGCATCTTTGCGGCCATGCTGCAAGCTGCGGCCTCCGAGCTCGCGGCGCGCCAGCGCGCGATGAAGGCGGCTGGTGACAATGCCTCCGAGCTGGTTAAGAAGTACACCCGGCTCCGGAACAACGCGCGCCAGGCGGAAATCACCCAGGAGCTGACCGAGATCGTGGGCGGTGCGGACGCACTGAACGCGTCCTAG
- the atpA gene encoding F0F1 ATP synthase subunit alpha has protein sequence MADLTINADDVRNALTDFAASYEPGTADRVEVGRVTTASDGIAKVEGLPSVMANELLEFENGVQGLAQNLDTREIGVVVLGDFTGIEEGQEVKRTGQILSVPVGDKFLGRVVDPLGNPIDDQGEIEAEGRRALELQAPGVTQRKSVEEPLQTGIKAIDAMIPIGRGQRQLIIGDRQTGKTAIAVDAILNQKANWESGDVTKQVRCVYVAVGQKASTIAAVRQTLEEQGALEYTTIVASPASDPAGFKYLAPYAGSAIGQHWMYGGKHVLVVFDDLSKQAEAYRAVSLLLRRPPGREAYPGDVFYLHSRLLERCAKLSDELGGGSMTGLPIIETKANDVSAYIPTNVISITDGQIFLQSDLFNANQRPAVDVGISVSRVGGAAQVKSMKKVSGTLKLELAQYRDMQAFAMFASDLDAASKQQLTRGARLMELLKQGQYTPYPVEEQVVSVWAGTNGHLDDVPVSDVRRFEGEFLEYLRHRTDILTTLAQTGKIEDSTVESLQAAVADFKPGFFGQGDDKFVSAGHEEHEAIDADAVGHEQIVTQKR, from the coding sequence ATGGCCGATTTGACCATCAACGCCGATGACGTCCGCAATGCCTTGACCGATTTCGCGGCGTCCTACGAACCGGGCACCGCAGATCGCGTCGAGGTCGGGCGCGTCACCACGGCAAGTGACGGCATCGCCAAGGTGGAGGGACTTCCCTCCGTCATGGCCAACGAACTTCTTGAGTTCGAGAACGGTGTTCAGGGCCTGGCCCAGAACCTTGATACTCGCGAGATCGGCGTCGTCGTTCTTGGTGACTTCACCGGGATCGAGGAGGGCCAGGAGGTCAAGCGCACCGGACAGATTCTGTCCGTTCCGGTGGGTGACAAGTTCCTTGGCCGCGTCGTCGACCCGCTGGGTAACCCGATCGACGATCAGGGCGAGATTGAGGCCGAGGGCCGCCGTGCTCTGGAGCTTCAGGCCCCTGGCGTGACGCAGCGCAAGTCCGTCGAAGAGCCGCTGCAGACCGGCATCAAGGCGATCGACGCCATGATTCCGATCGGCCGCGGACAGCGCCAGCTGATCATTGGCGACCGCCAGACCGGTAAGACGGCTATTGCGGTTGACGCCATCCTGAACCAGAAGGCCAACTGGGAGTCCGGCGATGTGACCAAGCAGGTCCGCTGCGTCTACGTGGCCGTCGGCCAGAAGGCGTCGACCATCGCGGCTGTACGTCAGACCCTCGAGGAGCAGGGTGCGCTTGAGTACACCACGATCGTCGCTTCCCCGGCCTCTGACCCCGCTGGCTTCAAGTACCTGGCGCCGTATGCCGGCTCGGCCATTGGCCAGCACTGGATGTACGGCGGCAAGCACGTTCTGGTCGTGTTCGACGACCTCTCGAAGCAGGCTGAGGCCTACCGCGCCGTCTCGCTGTTGCTGCGTCGTCCGCCGGGACGCGAGGCCTACCCGGGCGATGTCTTCTACCTGCACTCCCGTCTCCTCGAGCGTTGTGCCAAGCTCTCTGACGAGCTGGGTGGCGGTTCGATGACCGGTCTGCCGATCATTGAAACCAAGGCAAACGACGTGTCGGCCTACATTCCGACCAACGTCATCTCGATCACCGACGGCCAGATCTTCCTGCAGTCGGATTTGTTCAACGCCAACCAGCGCCCGGCTGTCGACGTGGGTATTTCGGTCTCCCGTGTGGGTGGTGCCGCGCAGGTGAAGTCGATGAAGAAGGTCTCCGGTACCCTCAAGCTGGAGCTGGCTCAGTACCGAGACATGCAGGCCTTCGCCATGTTCGCTTCGGATCTGGATGCCGCGTCGAAGCAGCAGCTGACTCGAGGTGCGCGTCTCATGGAGCTGCTCAAGCAGGGCCAGTACACGCCGTACCCGGTTGAGGAACAGGTTGTGTCCGTCTGGGCCGGCACGAACGGTCACCTGGACGATGTTCCCGTTTCTGACGTTCGCCGCTTCGAGGGTGAGTTCCTCGAGTACCTGCGTCACCGCACCGATATCCTCACCACGTTGGCTCAGACCGGCAAGATTGAGGATTCCACCGTGGAGTCGCTGCAGGCCGCAGTTGCGGACTTCAAGCCGGGCTTCTTTGGTCAGGGTGACGACAAGTTCGTCAGCGCAGGCCACGAAGAGCACGAGGCGATTGACGCGGACGCCGTCGGCCACGAACAGATCGTCACGCAGAAGCGCTGA